GAGAAGTTCACTGATTGAAGGATTTTTTGACAAGAATTATGCAATACCAGGCATAACAATAGAACATCTGGCTGAATACCTTAACCTTAGCGCAAGACAAACCAGCAGAATAATAAAATCCCTGTATAATGCCAGTTTTAATGAAAAACTGACAGAAATCCGCATTGAGGTGGCAAAAGATATGCTGCTTAACACCGATCTTTCAATAGAACAGATATCTGAAAAATCAGGTTATTCTTCTCCTACCTATTTTCATAAGGTTTTTAAGGAAGTAACAGGAATGACCCCCCAAAACTACAGAGTTTCAGGCGGCCATTCTGTACAATCATCAAAATAATCACAATCTAAGTTTAAATCATTCTAAGTTTAAATCATTCCGCACTTCTTAAGAACAGCATCCAGGACTTCAACCTTTCCTTCCGGAAGGGATGGTATATAATCCGGATGGAATATTCCCTCGTATCCAAGCCTGTTCATTATATATGTGAAAGCCGGAAATATCTTGACAGTTGCCATGGTATCCCTAATTTCAAGGATATCATCCAGGCATTTGCCTGCGCTTGCAAAGTCTTCATTTTCTAAAGCTTTGTACATATTAGACGCAATAGGCCCTGTGCAGGCAAACATGCCGTCCAGATTTGCCTTCAAACCAAACTTGTAGGCCATGTCAAAGAGATCAAGTCCGCTGAAGAAAATATCAAAACCACTGTCTTCCCCAAGTTCTCTGATTAATTTTCTGGCAAGAATGGGATCTCCTGTTTTAATACCTTTTATTCCGGGAACTTTTACAAGTTTCATTACAGAGTCAAATGAAATCCTTGTTTGCGTTACTACTCCCAAATCATACATATATACAGGATATTTTGAATATGCAGCAATAGATTTGTAGAACTCTACAGCTTCATCCTGGGTTACCGCATAATAATAAGGTACTGTGGATACTACTCCGTCAATTTTCAATCCATAAAGAGCATCAATTCTGTCCTTTACTCTACCCACCGAAGTGTCCATAACGCCTACATATACCGGGCAGCGGCCTTTTGCAGCATCAACTGCTACTTTTGCCGTTTTGCCATATTCAGAATTCTTTATATAAGGTTCAATTCCCATTGAACCCATTACAAGCAGAGCCAGAGCCCCGAACTCCACCTGGTCCTCTACATGCTTGGCAAAGCTTTTCTCCATAAGTATTCCATTTTTATCAAAAGGTGTTCCTAATGCAGTAATAAAACCGCCCTTCATCATTAACTCCCCTCTTCCTATAAAACTAATTATTGGTCAAAAAATATTGGTCATATTTTATTTAATGCTCCTTAAAGTGTCTTTAACACTTTTTTACCAGATAATTTGATTATAGGATAAAGAATAATAAGATACAATCAGCTATTAAGACAGATTTTTCACCTGAATGTCCTAAGTCAATAATTCGGTCTATATTTCAATCTATAATCCAATCTATAATTCAGTCTATAATTCAATCTATAATTCAATCTATAATTCAGTCTATAATTCAGTCTATAATTCAGTCTATAATTCAGTCTATAACTCAGAGTCTATAATTCACCCCTCCAAAACCTGGGAGAAAACATTACAATCACTCTGAACAATTCAAGTCTTCCCATAAGCATAAGGCCGCACATAAGATACTTTCCAAAATCACTAAAATCGGCAAAATTGCGTGAAGGTCCCACTAATTCAAAACCTGGTCCTATATTTCCAATAGTAGCTGCAGCCGCACTTGCAGCTGTAACCAGGCTTTTGCCTTCAATAGTCAATGCAAGAGTTCCCAATATAAATATAAATATATATAAAATAAAAAAGCTGGATATTCCACTTAATGTTTCCTGAGATAAAGCGCTTTTATTAATTTTAACAGGTATTACGGCTCTCGGATGAAGTACTTTGTTTACTTCTCTTTTTATAAGTTTTATTAGGGCCAGTACTCTAATACTTTTTATTGCTCCTCCTGTTGAACCTGCACATGGTCCAAAAAATAAAAGCATAAAAAGTATAGCTTTGCTGAAAGGAGTCCATGTATCATAGTCTGCAGTTGTATACCCCGTAGTTGTGATGATTGAAGATACCTGAAACAATGAATGTTTAATTGATTCTCCTATATTTTTATATATACTGCCGTTAATGCTCCAAGCAATAAGAACAGTACATACAGTTACTACTCCCAGGTAAAACCACAATTCTTCATTCTTTAAAGCCTCTCTCCATCTTCCTTTAAGGGTGGCATAATACAAGGAAAAATTCACTCCGGAAATTAGCATAAAAATTGAAATAACCATATAAATATAGGTGTTATTATAAAAACTTATGCTTGTATTTTTAGTTGAAAATCCTCCTGTTCCTACTGTTGAAAAAGCATGCAATGTTGAATCAAAAAGATTCATTCCGCCAATTACCAATAGAATAATCTCAATCACTGTAATGCCCAAATATATAATATACAAGATTTTAGCCGTATCCTTTATTCTGGGAACTATTTTACCTGCTATTGGCCCCGGAGTTTCAGCTTTAAATATCTGGTAGTCTCCAACTCCCATGGCAGGAAGAACTGCAAGGGTAAGCACAAGTATACCCATGCCTCCGATCCAGATGGTAAAAGATCTCCAGAAAAGAATTCCATAAGGTAAAGACTCTATATCTGCAACTACAGTGGCTCCTGTTGTAGTAAATCCTGAAACAGTTTCAAAAAAAGCATCAGCAAAAGATAGTATACTTCCGGAAAAAATAAAAGGCAAAGAACCAAAAAACGATACCAGTATCCAGCCTAATGATACAATTGCTATTCCTTCCCTTATTCTAATATTGCTGCTTCTTTTCGGCACTCTGGTAATCAAAAAGCCTGCAACTGCAGTTAATATGATTGATAGGGCAAAAGCTTTAACTTCATGTTGTCCATCATAATACCCCGCAATGAAAAAAGGAGGCAGCATTAATACAGCCTCAACAATTAACAGGCTACCTATTGCCTTTGCTATGATTCCATAGTTCACTGAACAAACCTCCTTTAGAAGGCTTAAAAAAAGCTTCCAGCGCTAAAAAGGCTGAAGGAAGACATAACACTACAAATCTGTCTCCTGGATAAATAACAGAATTTCCGTTGGGAATAAAAACTTTTCCTTTGTGGGAAACTGCTCCGATTATTATTCCCTTTGGAAGCCCCAGATCAGCAATTCGTTTGCCTACTATTGGCATATCTTCATCTGCAATTATTTCAGTTACCTCTGCCTGTCCTCCTAAGAGAAGAGATACTGAGACAGTTCTTCCTCCTCTTATGAATCTCAGTATATCACTGGCAGTTATATCTAAAGGATTTAAAGCCACATCCACTCCCAATCTTTCAATAATATGGGCATAACTGCTTTTACTTACCTTTGCAACGGCTTTCTTAACTCCCAGTCGCTTTGCCATAAGTGTCATCAGCAGATTTTCTTCATCATAGCCTGTTACTCCAACAAAGGCATCCATTATATTGATACCTTCTTCCTCCAGAAGAGTTAAATCTGATCCATCGCCGCAAATCACCAGGGCATTCTCCAATTTCTCCGATAGATACTCACAGCGGCTTTTATCCTGTTCAATAATCTTTACCTGCATTCCAAGCCGGATAAGATTCTCTGCAAGGTAATACCCAATTTTCCCTCCTCCTAAAATCATTACCTTTTTAACATATTTGGCGGGCAAGGATGTTTTGCATTTCTTAGAAAATTGGTTGATGCTGTCCCGGTTGCCAATAATATATAGTACATCCCCGTCCAATATCTGGCTTTCACCATGGGGGATGATAACCTCTCCGTTTCTCGATATTGCAGCAACCAGTAAACCACTTATATCAAGTTCCTTTAACTTCTTACCAATAAAATCTTTTATATTGGATGCATTAAAATCTATCATTAATACTTTGCCTTCAGCAAAATCCTCTGCATAAAAGGTATAACCCCTGAGTAAATATCTAATTATTTCGTTTGCAGTTGCAAGTTCAGGATTTACTGCATAGTCAATACCCATGATGCTCATAAGGAAACTTTTCTGCTGGGAATACTCGGGGCCTCTGATCCTTGCTATTGTCTTTTTGCAGCCCAGCTTTTTTGCCAATGAACATACTATAATATTTGTCTCATCACTATCAGTAACAGCTATCGCCAAATCAAAAGTACCAATATTAATATTTTGCAGAGCTTCAATCTGTACCCCGCTGGCTTTTATTGTCAATACATCCAGATGTTCTCTAACTTTATCCAGCACTTCAGCATCATTGTCAACCACAGTAATATCTGCACTGGTAGTTGATATGGCGCTGGCAATTTTGTAGCCAAGTTTTCCTGCTCCAACTATTAATATTTTCACTTTAATCTATCCCCTTAAAAAATACAATACAAAAAAAATATATACTTGTATAACTTTTTATTTTACTCGATAAATGAAGCAAAAACAAGTATATTAGATCGAATGAGATAATATATTTATAAAAATACTGTTGCAGAGGAAATTCTCTTATGGTAATATTTTAAAAAGCCGGTATTCAATAAGAAACCGGACCTATGAAATTACTAATATAAATTAATATTATTTAACTATTATTAACAATTCGACTTATATCCTTTAAGGAATGAGAACGGAGGTATGTGAAATGATTATATTGTCTATATGTCATATCTGTTTATCGCCATAAGTTAACTGTTAGCCATAAGTTAACTGTTGTTTATTTATTTTTCCTGCATAGTTTCCTAATCAGAAACCTTATAAGAGAATTAAAAATAATATTTAAAAACTTTGGAAATGCTTACTGTATGAAAGTTTGCATAAGTATGCATTTGTATTTATTATTTATATTTTGTTTTTTAGGAGGAGTAAAATGCATAACAGTGGAATGAATGAAAGAACATTTGCCGGTGTTCACCAGTTATCATTAAGAAGCATAATAATAGGTGCCATTGGTTCCCTTATAATTACCGCCAGTTCAATGTATATTGCACTTAGGATGGGCGCTCTTCCATGGCCAACTATATTTGTTGCCGTTTTGTCAATGGCGCTGCTTAAAATGTTAGGTAAAACAACTCAAAATGAAATAAATATAACCCAAACAGGTATGTCTGCCGGTGCAATGGTGGCAGGAGGCCTTGCCTTCACTATCCCGGGTCTGTGGATTCTGGGCATCTGGAATGGAGCAGAAGCCCTGGAACAGCATTTCTGGAAGGTTCTTGCCATAGCTTTTTCCGGAATGATATTAGGCTCAATTCTTACATGGTATCTGCGGCCTAAGTTTGTTGAAGAGGATAATCTTCCCTATCCAATAGGAGCTGCTGCTGCCGAAACAATTATTACAGGAGATGCGGGAGGCAAAAAGTCAGCTGTTCTTTTTGGAACCATGGGATTTTCAGCTGTATTTACTTTGCTTCGTGACAGTCTCGGCTGGATTCCCGGAGCTCTATCGTCTAAATGGCTTTATGCCAAGAACATTTTTGCAGGCATATGGCTATCTCCAATGGCTGTAGGAATTGGTTATATGATAGGCTCACTCTATACCGGTGTGTGGTTTCTCGGAGGAGTTATATCCTATTTACTGATAATCCCACTGGGTGTTTTGCTGGGCATTTTCTCTTCGGTTGATGCTGCCTCAGCCTTCAAAAACACTGCAGGAATTGGCCTCATGGTAGGAACAGGTATAGGAATACTAATATCATATATCATCTCCGCTGTAAAGAAAGGCAAGGAAAAGGGAAACAGCACCACAGCTTCAGGAAATAAAAACATTAGAAATTCCGGTCATTCGGGTAAAAAGATAAATTTCTTGATTACAATTATATCCACAGGTATTGCTTTTGTTCTGTCTGTAGTTTCAGGACTTAATGTTGTTCCTTCCATACTTCTCATAGCAGGTGTATTTTTAGCTTCAACCATGGCTGCCACAATTACCGGCCAGACGGGAATAAATCCGATGGAGATTTTCGGCATAATTATTCTTCTTGCTGTACGCCTTTTCGTGGAAGTTGACGCTACAGGAGCTTTCTTTATCGCAGCCTGTGTGGCTGTGGCCTGTGGTTATGCAGGAGATCTTCTCAATGATTATAAGACAGGGCAGGTACTTGGCACAAATCCTGTTGCACAGTTGATTTCCCAGGTGGTCGGAGGAATTGTAGGAACTGTTGTAGCTTCATTGTCAATGTTTGCAATAATAAACCAATTCGGAGGGGTTGGTCCTGATAAAGGCCTTACCGCGGCCCAGGCATTCGCAGTAAGCCAGATGGTAGACGGAATTGGAGATCCTGCCGTATTCGCAGTTGCTGCAGCTATCGGGGTTTTATTCTACCTTCTGAAGGTTCCTTCAATGACATTAGGAATAGGTCTATACCTTCCTTTTGAAATTACCACTGCAGTATTCTTAGGTGGTCTGATCCGGTTAGTAACAGACCGGTTTTATAGCAAAGTTTCGGATTCTGGAAATGTGGCGGCTTCAGGTTTTCTTGGAGGCGAGGGAATAACCGGGGTTACCGTGGCAATTATAAAGATGATTATTGGCGGATGAATGTTAATTTGCGGATGAATAATCATTGGCAGAAATGATTATTGACAGGTTAATTACTTTCAATCGTTGTATGATTTTTGATAGTTGAAAGATTATTGACTGGTGAAAGGGTGATTTTTATAAGCAGAGTTATTGGTATTGATATCGGTGGAAGTACCACTAAGATTGTAGGATTCCATGAAGGAGAAATATTTAGTGCAATGCTGGTTAGGGCAACTGATCCTGTGGCATCCGTCTATGGAGCCCTGGGGAAATTTATGAGCACTAATAAACTCCAGCTTTCTGATATTAAGAAGGTTGTAACAACAGGTGTAGGTTCATCATTTATCAGCGAAGACTTATATGGTATACCTACCAGCAAAATTGACGAATTTAAAGCTATCGGAATGGGCGGGTTATTCTTAAGCAAGCTGGACAGAGCCATAGTGGTCAGCATGGGCACCGGAACAGCTCTAGTTATGGCTGATGAAAACGGAGCAAAACATATAGGGGGTACTGGTGTCGGAGGAGGAACTTTATTAGGGCTTTCAAACAGGATGCTAAATGTAAGAAACTTCAGTGACTTAATTGAAGCAGCCCAGGGAGGAAATCTTTCTAATGTAGACCTTACTATCGGAGACATTTCTCATGATATAGTGGGAAACATGCCGCCCCACACCACAGCATCTAATTTTGGGAAAATAAGCGATCTTGCATCAAGAGCTGATATTGCCATGGGCATCATCAATCTGGTTTTCCAAACCATTGGCATGCTCTCGGTTTTTGCAACCAAAATACACAGTACAAAGGACGTTGTTCTAACAGGCAACCTCACAAATGTGCCACAAGCAAAAGAAATATTCAACAACCTCTCAGACCTGTTTGGCGTAACCTTCCACATACCCGATAAGGCTGAATATGCCACAGCCGTCGGCGCCGCAATAAGTTAAAAGCACGGGGACGGTTCTGCTGGAAGCACGGGGACCTGGAAGCACGGGGACGGTTCTTCTGCTTCCGTCAAAACGGAAGCAAAAGAACCGTCCCTGTGCTTCACTTCGGAAGCAGGAGAACCGTCCCCCTGCTTCTATTTTGCTTTGATCTCTGTCCAGATTCTGTCGTATTCTTTCACAAAATCTGAAAGTGACACAAATACCTCACATTTCTCAAGTTCTTCGTCTGTTGGATATGCCGTTCTGTCATTAAGCACATCTTCGGGAAGCATCTTTTTTGCCTCCGAATGAGGAGTTGAATAACCAATATACATAGTATTCCTATAGGCTATCTCAGGCTCGCACATAAAGTTTATAAACATTTCAGCTTCTTTTTTATTCTTGCTGCCTTTTGGAATTACCATTGCGTCAAACCACAGGTTGCTGCCTTCCTTGGGGATTACATATTCCAGATTCGGATTTTCCCTCTTCATATATACGGCATCTCCCGACCAAACAAGAGCAAGAGCCCCCTGTTCAGCAATCATGCTATCCTTAACCTCGTCTCCTGCATATGAAAGCACCAAAGGTTTCTGCTCCATAAGAGCCTGCTTTGCTTCCTCAAGTTCATTCTTATCTCTGCTGTTAAGAGAATATCCCAGCATTTTTAAAGCAGCTCCAATTGAGTCTCTACTGCTGTCAAGCATAAAAATCTTCTTTTCATACTTTTTGTCCCACATTATCCTCCAGCTGTCAACAGGCTCATTAACCATATTCTTGTTATACACAATTCCAACAGTTCCCCACATATATGGAACTGAGTATTCATTATTAGGATCATAGGCCAGATTCTTAAAACGATCCTCTATATACTTATAATTCGGTATATTATTAAAATCAATCTTCTCAACCAGATCCTCTTTTATAAGCCTCTCAATCATATAATCAGAAGGAAAAGCCACATCATAAGTACTTCCGCCACCTTTAAGCTTTACATACATGGATTCATTTGTATCAAATGTATCATATATAACATCAATGCCATATTTATCTTCAAATTCATCTATAACAGACTCATCAATATAATCTCCCCAGTTATAAACCCTAAGAGTTACCTTATTACTGCCACCGCAGCCTGCAAAAAGGGATGCCGCCAAAGCAATCACCAAAATAATGCTGAATACCTTCATATACTTTATATAATTCATTATTTATTCATCTCCTTTGCTTTTACTTCGTCTCTCGACGTTCTTCTATTAACAATTAATAACAGTGTAAGCACTGTAACAAACATTAAAGTTGAAAGTGCGTTGATTTTGGGATTTATACCCCGCCTTGCCATCGAATAAACATATATGGAAAGGTTGGATACTCCCGAGCTTGTTGTGAAAAAGCTAATTACAAAATCATCTATTGAAAGTGTAAAAGCAAGTAAAAATCCCGTAACAATACCCGGCATTATTTCAGGTATTATTACTTTTATCAATGCCTTAAAGGGCGTTGCCCCCAAATCCAAAGCCGCTTCATACATATTTTTATCAAGCTGCTTTAGCTTCGGCAAAACTGACAATATTACATAGGGTATGTTAAATGTAATATGAGCCAGGAGCATAGTTGTAAATCCAAGATTCAAGTTTATTAAAGGCCTGACAAATATAAAGAGGAGCATGAGAGACACACCTGTTACAATGTCAGGATTCAGCACAGGAATATACGTCAAATTCATAACAAAAGCTTTCTTAAATTTCTTCATATTGTTTATCCCTATTGCCGCAGCGGTGCCAAAAACAACAGCAATAACCGAAGAAAGAAATGCTATCATTAAGGTATTATATAAAGGTGAAATTAAATCCCTGTCCTTGAAAAGCTCATAATACCACTTTAAAGTAAATCCTCCCCAACGTCCTCTTGACTTTGACTCATTAAAAGAGTATATCACAAGCACAACTATTGGAGCATACAGAAATAAGAATATTATATATAAATACATTTTCTTAGCAATACGGCTTACCATATAGCACCCCCTTCATTGTCCTTGTCATATTTTCTCATTATACCCATACTGATCAGAATTATGACTGTCAGTACAAAGGAGATTGCGGAACCAAAATTCCAGTCTCCTACAAAAATAAACTGCTGTTCAATCAAATTACCGATAAGAGTGTAATGGCCTCCTCCCAACAGCCTGGAAATAACGAAGGTAGTTACCGCAGGCATAAAAACCATTGTAATACCTGATATAACTCCCGGGATACTCAAAGGAAGAATCACTCTTTTTAAAGTAACCATATAATTTGCTCCCAGGTCTTCAGCTGCCTCCAGAATACTTTTATCTATCTTTACCAGTACCGAATAAATAGGCAGTACCATAAATGGAAGGAAGTTGTACACCATTCCCAAAACTACCGCCTGATTTGTGTAAAGAATATTCATCTGGGGCAGACGCAAAAAATTAAGTACAACATTTATAACGCTGTTTTTTTCCAGCAATGTCATCCATGCATATGTCCTCAGAAGGAAATTCATCCACATGGGAATAACAAACAACATCATCAAAGCTTTCTTTTTTCTGTACTCTTTGCTTGCCAGAATTAAAGCTGCAGGGTACCCGATGATCAGACAAATAACTGTACAAATAAGCGCCAGTCCTATAGATCTCAAGAACACCATTAAATATATAGGATCCCACAATCTCCTTATATGTTCAAGGGTAAACTGTATTCCGCTTCCGGTATCAATGGTAAAGCTATAAAATATTAATAACAAAAGGGGTACTACAATAAAAATTATCATCCATAATAAATACGGATAAGAAATCCAGGTCTTATTCATCGGGTTCTCACCTTTTTCATTATATGAATATCGTTGGGAAGTATACGAATCCCTATTGTAGACCCGACCGGCTCCATAAGGGTGCTGTGTATCATCCATCGTATGCCCATGCTTCTGACCATCATTTCATAATGTACTCCCTTAAAGATAACCGACTCAACTTCACCAACAAGCATACCTTCATCCGCCTGAACATGCTTTATATCCTCAGGTCTTACAACAACATCTACATCCTCATTCTCTTCAAAACCTGCATCCACACACTCAAACTCACGGCCTGCAAAATAAACCAGCCTATCCCTTATCATTTTCCCCGGTATAATGTTGCTAGCCCCTATAAAGTCTGCCACAAAAGCATTTTTAGGCTCATTATATATCATCACAGGAGTTCCTATCTGCTGTATAGCCCCATCCTTCATAACAACAATGGTATCCGACATTGTAAGGGCTTCTTCCTGGTCATGTGTCACATATATAAAGGTAATTCCAAGCATCCGCTGAATCTTTTTAAGTTCCATCTGCATATCTTTTCTAAGTTTAAGATCAAGAGCCCCCAGGGGTTCATCAAGAAGAAGCACTTCCGGCTCATTTACAAGTGCTCTTGCAATAGCTACTCTCTGCTGCTGTCCACCGCTTAATGAGTCCACCGATCTCTTTTCGAATCCTTTAAGATTTACCAGTTCCAGCACTTCTGCAACTTTTTTATTTATAAGCTTTTTGTCCATCTTTTTGATTTTCAGTCCAAATGCAATATTTTCCTCTACATTCATATGTGTAAAAAGGGCATATTTTTGGAAAACCGTATTTACCTTTCTCTTATATGGAGGAAGATTAGTTATGTCTTTTCCTTCAAACAGTACAGTACCGCTGCTTGGCTG
The Clostridiaceae bacterium DNA segment above includes these coding regions:
- a CDS encoding dihydrodipicolinate synthase family protein, whose translation is MMKGGFITALGTPFDKNGILMEKSFAKHVEDQVEFGALALLVMGSMGIEPYIKNSEYGKTAKVAVDAAKGRCPVYVGVMDTSVGRVKDRIDALYGLKIDGVVSTVPYYYAVTQDEAVEFYKSIAAYSKYPVYMYDLGVVTQTRISFDSVMKLVKVPGIKGIKTGDPILARKLIRELGEDSGFDIFFSGLDLFDMAYKFGLKANLDGMFACTGPIASNMYKALENEDFASAGKCLDDILEIRDTMATVKIFPAFTYIMNRLGYEGIFHPDYIPSLPEGKVEVLDAVLKKCGMI
- a CDS encoding TrkH family potassium uptake protein; this encodes MNYGIIAKAIGSLLIVEAVLMLPPFFIAGYYDGQHEVKAFALSIILTAVAGFLITRVPKRSSNIRIREGIAIVSLGWILVSFFGSLPFIFSGSILSFADAFFETVSGFTTTGATVVADIESLPYGILFWRSFTIWIGGMGILVLTLAVLPAMGVGDYQIFKAETPGPIAGKIVPRIKDTAKILYIIYLGITVIEIILLVIGGMNLFDSTLHAFSTVGTGGFSTKNTSISFYNNTYIYMVISIFMLISGVNFSLYYATLKGRWREALKNEELWFYLGVVTVCTVLIAWSINGSIYKNIGESIKHSLFQVSSIITTTGYTTADYDTWTPFSKAILFMLLFFGPCAGSTGGAIKSIRVLALIKLIKREVNKVLHPRAVIPVKINKSALSQETLSGISSFFILYIFIFILGTLALTIEGKSLVTAASAAAATIGNIGPGFELVGPSRNFADFSDFGKYLMCGLMLMGRLELFRVIVMFSPRFWRGEL
- the trkA gene encoding Trk system potassium transporter TrkA translates to MKILIVGAGKLGYKIASAISTTSADITVVDNDAEVLDKVREHLDVLTIKASGVQIEALQNINIGTFDLAIAVTDSDETNIIVCSLAKKLGCKKTIARIRGPEYSQQKSFLMSIMGIDYAVNPELATANEIIRYLLRGYTFYAEDFAEGKVLMIDFNASNIKDFIGKKLKELDISGLLVAAISRNGEVIIPHGESQILDGDVLYIIGNRDSINQFSKKCKTSLPAKYVKKVMILGGGKIGYYLAENLIRLGMQVKIIEQDKSRCEYLSEKLENALVICGDGSDLTLLEEEGINIMDAFVGVTGYDEENLLMTLMAKRLGVKKAVAKVSKSSYAHIIERLGVDVALNPLDITASDILRFIRGGRTVSVSLLLGGQAEVTEIIADEDMPIVGKRIADLGLPKGIIIGAVSHKGKVFIPNGNSVIYPGDRFVVLCLPSAFLALEAFFKPSKGGLFSELWNHSKGNR
- a CDS encoding peptide transporter, with amino-acid sequence MHNSGMNERTFAGVHQLSLRSIIIGAIGSLIITASSMYIALRMGALPWPTIFVAVLSMALLKMLGKTTQNEINITQTGMSAGAMVAGGLAFTIPGLWILGIWNGAEALEQHFWKVLAIAFSGMILGSILTWYLRPKFVEEDNLPYPIGAAAAETIITGDAGGKKSAVLFGTMGFSAVFTLLRDSLGWIPGALSSKWLYAKNIFAGIWLSPMAVGIGYMIGSLYTGVWFLGGVISYLLIIPLGVLLGIFSSVDAASAFKNTAGIGLMVGTGIGILISYIISAVKKGKEKGNSTTASGNKNIRNSGHSGKKINFLITIISTGIAFVLSVVSGLNVVPSILLIAGVFLASTMAATITGQTGINPMEIFGIIILLAVRLFVEVDATGAFFIAACVAVACGYAGDLLNDYKTGQVLGTNPVAQLISQVVGGIVGTVVASLSMFAIINQFGGVGPDKGLTAAQAFAVSQMVDGIGDPAVFAVAAAIGVLFYLLKVPSMTLGIGLYLPFEITTAVFLGGLIRLVTDRFYSKVSDSGNVAASGFLGGEGITGVTVAIIKMIIGG
- the coaW gene encoding type II pantothenate kinase, translating into MSRVIGIDIGGSTTKIVGFHEGEIFSAMLVRATDPVASVYGALGKFMSTNKLQLSDIKKVVTTGVGSSFISEDLYGIPTSKIDEFKAIGMGGLFLSKLDRAIVVSMGTGTALVMADENGAKHIGGTGVGGGTLLGLSNRMLNVRNFSDLIEAAQGGNLSNVDLTIGDISHDIVGNMPPHTTASNFGKISDLASRADIAMGIINLVFQTIGMLSVFATKIHSTKDVVLTGNLTNVPQAKEIFNNLSDLFGVTFHIPDKAEYATAVGAAIS
- a CDS encoding spermidine/putrescine ABC transporter substrate-binding protein, encoding MKVFSIILVIALAASLFAGCGGSNKVTLRVYNWGDYIDESVIDEFEDKYGIDVIYDTFDTNESMYVKLKGGGSTYDVAFPSDYMIERLIKEDLVEKIDFNNIPNYKYIEDRFKNLAYDPNNEYSVPYMWGTVGIVYNKNMVNEPVDSWRIMWDKKYEKKIFMLDSSRDSIGAALKMLGYSLNSRDKNELEEAKQALMEQKPLVLSYAGDEVKDSMIAEQGALALVWSGDAVYMKRENPNLEYVIPKEGSNLWFDAMVIPKGSKNKKEAEMFINFMCEPEIAYRNTMYIGYSTPHSEAKKMLPEDVLNDRTAYPTDEELEKCEVFVSLSDFVKEYDRIWTEIKAK
- a CDS encoding ABC transporter permease, producing the protein MVSRIAKKMYLYIIFLFLYAPIVVLVIYSFNESKSRGRWGGFTLKWYYELFKDRDLISPLYNTLMIAFLSSVIAVVFGTAAAIGINNMKKFKKAFVMNLTYIPVLNPDIVTGVSLMLLFIFVRPLINLNLGFTTMLLAHITFNIPYVILSVLPKLKQLDKNMYEAALDLGATPFKALIKVIIPEIMPGIVTGFLLAFTLSIDDFVISFFTTSSGVSNLSIYVYSMARRGINPKINALSTLMFVTVLTLLLIVNRRTSRDEVKAKEMNK
- a CDS encoding ABC transporter permease; translated protein: MNKTWISYPYLLWMIIFIVVPLLLLIFYSFTIDTGSGIQFTLEHIRRLWDPIYLMVFLRSIGLALICTVICLIIGYPAALILASKEYRKKKALMMLFVIPMWMNFLLRTYAWMTLLEKNSVINVVLNFLRLPQMNILYTNQAVVLGMVYNFLPFMVLPIYSVLVKIDKSILEAAEDLGANYMVTLKRVILPLSIPGVISGITMVFMPAVTTFVISRLLGGGHYTLIGNLIEQQFIFVGDWNFGSAISFVLTVIILISMGIMRKYDKDNEGGAIW
- a CDS encoding ABC transporter ATP-binding protein, coding for MSEPIIELVNISKDYNGEEALKNINLYVLKNEFITLLGPSGCGKTTTLRIIGGFEQPSSGTVLFEGKDITNLPPYKRKVNTVFQKYALFTHMNVEENIAFGLKIKKMDKKLINKKVAEVLELVNLKGFEKRSVDSLSGGQQQRVAIARALVNEPEVLLLDEPLGALDLKLRKDMQMELKKIQRMLGITFIYVTHDQEEALTMSDTIVVMKDGAIQQIGTPVMIYNEPKNAFVADFIGASNIIPGKMIRDRLVYFAGREFECVDAGFEENEDVDVVVRPEDIKHVQADEGMLVGEVESVIFKGVHYEMMVRSMGIRWMIHSTLMEPVGSTIGIRILPNDIHIMKKVRTR